A region of Pseudarthrobacter sp. NIBRBAC000502770 DNA encodes the following proteins:
- a CDS encoding alkaline phosphatase, whose product MTETSQAGVSRRTIVKSSVLAAALASVPAANATAATQSPGGVALVRNRLTLPSGIATGDVTSDSAVLWSRASGAGRMTAVLRAVDDAGQVLSGRGAFERVLRGPRATQASDFTAKIHAGNLPSNTRFSLEISFEDDGGAAGETLRGGFRTAPDTGTVNGKGRTGGTGNGGDVPASSAQSFVWTGDTAGQGWGINEEIGGMRGYRAMHQTRPDFFIHSGDTIYADGPISETVTEKDGQVWKNLVTEEVSKVAETLTEFRGRHRYNSMDANMRALFADVPVIAQWDDHETHNNWYPGQILDDSRYTVRDVNTLAARGRQAWQENMPIADSSAIWRPGTFDDAGTYQPARIYRKISRGPQLEIFCLDMRTYKSPNTDGKEPYATAILGQEQVDWLVSEVSKSKATWKVIANDLPLGVVVPDGPVNEESVSNRDAGAPLGRELEIAGVLSAFKRNGVKNTVWLTADVHYCAAHHYSPERAAFTDFDPFWEFVAGPIAAGSFGPNAMDGTFGPEVVFSKTGRFAGESPRDGENQFFGHVQLGEDNSFTVSLRNANGATVFSKVLTPER is encoded by the coding sequence ATGACTGAGACTTCCCAGGCCGGGGTTTCCCGCCGCACCATCGTCAAGAGTTCCGTCCTCGCCGCCGCGCTGGCCTCCGTCCCCGCCGCGAACGCAACGGCCGCCACCCAGTCTCCCGGCGGCGTAGCACTGGTCCGCAACAGGCTGACCCTGCCCAGCGGCATCGCCACCGGCGACGTCACCTCGGATTCAGCCGTCCTCTGGTCGCGTGCCTCGGGCGCCGGGCGCATGACGGCCGTACTGCGCGCCGTGGACGACGCCGGCCAGGTGCTCAGCGGGCGCGGCGCTTTCGAGCGGGTCCTCCGCGGACCCCGCGCCACCCAGGCGTCCGACTTTACTGCCAAGATCCACGCGGGGAACCTGCCCTCCAACACCCGGTTCTCGCTGGAGATCAGTTTCGAGGACGACGGCGGCGCGGCGGGCGAGACGCTCCGCGGCGGCTTCCGCACGGCTCCGGACACGGGGACGGTCAACGGCAAGGGCCGCACCGGTGGGACGGGCAACGGAGGCGACGTCCCGGCGTCGTCCGCGCAAAGCTTTGTGTGGACGGGCGACACGGCCGGCCAGGGGTGGGGCATCAACGAGGAGATCGGCGGGATGCGCGGCTACCGGGCCATGCACCAGACCCGGCCGGACTTCTTTATCCACTCAGGCGACACCATCTACGCCGATGGCCCCATTTCGGAGACCGTCACCGAAAAGGACGGGCAGGTGTGGAAGAACCTGGTCACCGAAGAGGTGTCCAAGGTGGCCGAGACCCTCACCGAATTCCGCGGCCGGCACCGCTACAACTCCATGGACGCCAACATGCGGGCCCTGTTCGCGGACGTCCCGGTGATCGCCCAGTGGGACGACCACGAGACGCACAACAACTGGTACCCCGGCCAGATCCTTGACGACTCCCGCTACACCGTGCGGGACGTCAACACCCTCGCCGCCCGCGGCCGGCAGGCCTGGCAGGAGAACATGCCCATCGCGGACAGTTCGGCCATTTGGCGCCCGGGAACATTCGACGACGCCGGCACTTACCAGCCGGCGCGAATCTACCGGAAGATTTCCCGTGGCCCGCAGCTGGAGATCTTCTGCCTGGACATGCGCACCTATAAGTCCCCCAACACGGACGGCAAGGAACCCTACGCCACCGCCATTTTGGGCCAGGAGCAGGTGGACTGGCTGGTCAGCGAGGTCAGCAAGTCCAAGGCCACCTGGAAGGTGATCGCCAACGACCTGCCGCTGGGGGTGGTGGTGCCGGACGGCCCGGTGAATGAGGAGAGCGTGTCCAATCGCGACGCCGGCGCCCCCTTGGGCCGTGAGCTGGAAATCGCCGGGGTGCTCAGCGCGTTCAAACGCAACGGCGTCAAGAACACCGTCTGGCTCACCGCCGACGTCCACTACTGCGCCGCCCACCACTACTCCCCCGAGCGGGCGGCCTTCACCGACTTCGATCCGTTCTGGGAGTTCGTGGCCGGGCCCATCGCTGCGGGATCCTTCGGTCCGAACGCGATGGACGGCACCTTTGGTCCCGAAGTGGTGTTCTCCAAGACGGGACGCTTCGCCGGTGAGTCCCCGCGCGACGGCGAAAACCAGTTCTTCGGGCACGTCCAGCTGGGCGAGGACAACAGCTTCACCGTCAGCCTCCGCAACGCCAACGGAGCCACCGTATTCTCGAAAGTCCTGACCCCCGAGCGGTAG
- a CDS encoding histidine phosphatase family protein, with product MKDERVAGAAADDDGLTQAVQEAGAVELLLIRHGESEGNVAATEAREAGVEVIEVPARDADVNLSGTGRDQAKALGTALGRTAAEFRPDAVVSSPYARARQTAEIAVETAGWPVQVRTDERLRDRELGILDRLTRLGVESRYPEESERRDWLGKLYYRPPGGESWADVALRLRSVLAELNNLGTGHRVMLVCHDAVIMLFRYVLEGLSEKELLDLAAREAILNASVTRFVRPSGAGPWTLESFNVADHLAEQGIAVTEHAGDTSVRPQ from the coding sequence GTGAAGGATGAGCGGGTGGCGGGTGCTGCGGCGGACGACGACGGCCTGACCCAGGCGGTCCAGGAGGCCGGGGCTGTGGAGCTGCTGTTGATCCGGCATGGGGAGAGCGAAGGCAACGTTGCGGCCACCGAGGCGCGGGAAGCCGGGGTGGAAGTCATCGAGGTTCCCGCCCGCGATGCGGACGTGAACCTGTCCGGGACGGGACGGGACCAGGCCAAAGCCCTGGGTACCGCCCTGGGCCGGACCGCGGCGGAGTTTCGGCCGGACGCTGTGGTGTCCTCCCCCTACGCTCGGGCCCGGCAGACGGCGGAGATCGCGGTGGAAACCGCAGGCTGGCCGGTGCAGGTGCGCACGGACGAGCGGCTGCGGGACCGTGAGCTGGGCATCCTGGACCGGCTCACCCGGCTGGGCGTGGAGAGCCGCTACCCGGAGGAATCCGAGCGCCGGGACTGGCTCGGCAAGCTGTACTACCGGCCGCCCGGAGGGGAATCCTGGGCCGACGTGGCGCTGCGGCTCCGGTCCGTCCTGGCGGAGTTGAACAACCTGGGCACCGGACACCGGGTGATGCTGGTGTGCCACGACGCCGTCATCATGCTGTTCCGGTACGTGCTGGAGGGGCTCAGTGAAAAGGAGCTGCTGGACCTGGCCGCCAGGGAGGCCATCCTCAATGCGTCCGTGACCCGGTTCGTCCGCCCGTCCGGCGCCGGCCCGTGGACACTGGAGAGCTTTAATGTCGCGGACCACCTGGCCGAGCAGGGCATCGCGGTTACCGAGCATGCAGGAGACACCAGTGTCCGGCCGCAGTGA
- a CDS encoding NAD(P)H-hydrate dehydratase, translated as MQETPVSGRSDSSPVPVTPSLLRDWRLPAPGADKYSRGSVLVVGGARSTPGAALLAGVSALRAGAGKLTLAVAGSVAVQLGVAVPECGAIAMPETSGGSVKAELDGISSYLDRADTVLVGPGLDDPDLAGELLQALLSREAGRGGDGRSGASDGSQGGPAVVLDAYALAALVHLEDQLDPWRGRLILTPNPTEAAILLGRDVADLERDVAGISERFGAVVSCQGLVSKPTGPDADGSGLWKITTGYGGLGTSGSGDVLAGAIAGLRARGTTCAQAACWGTHLHAAAADRLASRMGPLGFLARELADELPALMLELSV; from the coding sequence ATGCAGGAGACACCAGTGTCCGGCCGCAGTGACTCCTCTCCCGTCCCCGTTACGCCCTCGCTCCTGCGGGACTGGCGGTTGCCGGCACCGGGAGCTGACAAGTATTCCCGCGGCTCGGTGCTGGTGGTGGGCGGCGCCCGCTCCACCCCTGGCGCGGCCCTGCTGGCGGGCGTTTCAGCGCTGCGTGCGGGAGCGGGAAAACTTACGCTGGCAGTGGCGGGGTCGGTGGCCGTGCAACTTGGGGTGGCGGTACCGGAATGCGGGGCCATTGCCATGCCGGAAACGTCCGGCGGCTCGGTCAAGGCCGAACTCGACGGCATCTCCTCCTACCTTGACCGGGCAGACACCGTGCTGGTCGGGCCCGGCCTGGACGACCCTGACCTTGCCGGCGAACTGCTGCAGGCCCTGCTGAGCCGCGAGGCAGGCCGTGGCGGGGACGGCAGGTCCGGCGCTTCCGACGGCAGCCAAGGAGGCCCCGCCGTCGTCCTCGATGCCTACGCACTGGCCGCCTTGGTGCATCTGGAGGACCAGCTTGACCCTTGGCGCGGCCGGTTGATTCTCACACCCAATCCCACGGAAGCGGCCATCCTGCTGGGACGGGATGTGGCGGACCTCGAGCGGGACGTCGCCGGGATCTCTGAACGGTTTGGTGCCGTGGTCAGCTGCCAGGGGCTGGTCAGCAAGCCAACGGGGCCCGATGCGGACGGCTCCGGCCTGTGGAAGATCACCACCGGGTACGGCGGTTTGGGAACGTCCGGCAGCGGCGACGTGCTGGCGGGGGCGATTGCCGGGCTCCGGGCGCGAGGCACGACCTGCGCACAGGCAGCCTGCTGGGGTACGCACCTGCACGCAGCCGCGGCGGACCGGCTGGCCAGCAGGATGGGTCCCTTGGGATTCCTGGCCCGCGAGCTGGCGGATGAACTGCCCGCGCTGATGCTGGAACTCAGCGTCTGA
- a CDS encoding Hsp20/alpha crystallin family protein — translation MLMRTDPFRELDRLAQQVLGTAARPAAMPMDAWREDQEFVVAFDLPGVSVDSVDLDVERNVLTVRAERPDPVGKDTELVASERPRGVFSRQLILGDTLDTDHIKASYDAGVLTLRIPVAEKAKPRKIEIETKGAKQEIAA, via the coding sequence ATGTTGATGCGAACCGATCCGTTCCGCGAGCTGGACAGGCTGGCCCAGCAGGTCCTCGGCACGGCTGCACGCCCGGCGGCGATGCCGATGGATGCATGGCGAGAGGACCAGGAATTCGTCGTGGCCTTTGATTTGCCCGGTGTCTCGGTGGACTCGGTGGACCTGGATGTTGAACGGAATGTCCTGACGGTGCGGGCCGAACGCCCGGACCCCGTGGGCAAGGACACCGAATTGGTCGCCTCTGAACGGCCGCGCGGCGTCTTCAGCCGCCAACTGATCCTCGGCGACACGCTGGACACTGACCACATCAAGGCCAGCTATGACGCCGGCGTCCTGACGCTGCGGATCCCGGTTGCCGAAAAGGCCAAGCCGCGCAAGATCGAGATCGAAACGAAGGGGGCAAAGCAGGAAATCGCCGCTTAG
- a CDS encoding S9 family peptidase — MTSTSLQDSAGTAVPAPPAAKKIPTERTHHGETFVDNYEWLRDKESAEVVEHLRAENAYQEAVTAHQEPLREAIFQEIKGRTQETDLSVPHRKDGWWYFSRSAEGKEYGIHCRVKAQDSGDKVADWTPPAVEAGVEIPGEEILLDGNVEAEGKPFFSVGGTAVTVDGNLYAYAVDNAGDERFTLRIKDLRTGELLPDVIENIFYGVAFSPDGTRLFYTVVDESWRPYQVKAHVLGTPVSEDLVVYQEDDAAMWLGFELSADRRHLVLGIGCSEYSETRLLRFDDPAGAITTVISRNERVLYEAEPFLLDGQERILLTHNRGAINSMVSLADPAELEKPLAEQTWQTVVGHSDDVRVNGAGVTATHLVVSIRKDTIERVQVMGLAGLGTPAQQEPVEPAFDEELYTAGVGGSDYESPVIRLGYTSYFTPSRIYDFVLPTPEQPAGELLLRKESPVLGGYDGSDYVATREWATAGDGTRIPLSVLRHKGVKRDSTAAGLVYGYGSYEMSMDPGFGIARLSLLDRGIVFVIAHIRGGGELGRHWYEDGKKLTKKNTFTDFVDATDWLAGSGWVDPARIAALGGSAGGLLMGAIANMAPEKYAAIVAQVPFVDPLTSILDPDLPLSALEWEEWGNPITDPQAYAYMKSYSPYENVRAVSYPRIAAVTSFNDTRVLYVEPAKWVQELRNKTTGTAPIVMKIEMDGGHGGASGRYVQWRERAWDYAFIADALGATELLPGAGLKQD; from the coding sequence ATGACCTCCACTTCCCTGCAGGATTCCGCCGGTACTGCGGTCCCGGCTCCCCCGGCCGCCAAAAAGATCCCCACCGAGCGCACCCACCACGGGGAGACCTTCGTGGACAACTACGAGTGGCTGCGGGACAAGGAGTCGGCGGAGGTGGTGGAGCACCTGCGGGCCGAAAACGCCTACCAGGAAGCCGTCACGGCGCACCAGGAACCGCTCCGGGAGGCCATTTTCCAGGAGATCAAAGGCCGCACCCAGGAAACCGACCTGTCCGTCCCGCACCGCAAGGACGGCTGGTGGTACTTCAGCCGCTCCGCGGAGGGCAAGGAGTACGGCATCCACTGCCGGGTAAAGGCACAGGACTCCGGAGACAAGGTGGCCGACTGGACGCCTCCGGCTGTAGAGGCCGGGGTGGAGATCCCGGGCGAGGAGATCCTGCTGGACGGCAATGTGGAGGCCGAAGGCAAGCCGTTCTTCTCCGTGGGCGGTACAGCGGTCACCGTGGATGGCAACCTGTACGCCTACGCGGTGGACAATGCCGGCGACGAACGCTTCACGCTGCGGATCAAGGACCTGCGCACAGGCGAACTGCTGCCGGACGTCATTGAAAACATCTTCTACGGGGTGGCATTCTCCCCGGACGGCACCCGTCTCTTCTACACCGTGGTGGACGAGTCCTGGCGCCCCTACCAGGTGAAGGCGCACGTCCTTGGCACCCCCGTGTCGGAGGACCTGGTGGTGTACCAGGAGGACGACGCGGCCATGTGGCTGGGCTTCGAACTCTCCGCGGACCGGCGCCATCTGGTACTGGGGATCGGATGCTCGGAGTACAGCGAAACCAGGCTGCTGCGCTTCGACGATCCCGCCGGCGCCATCACCACGGTCATTTCCCGCAACGAGCGCGTCCTGTATGAGGCCGAACCCTTCCTGCTCGACGGGCAGGAACGCATACTGCTCACGCACAACCGCGGTGCCATCAACTCCATGGTCTCGCTGGCGGACCCGGCCGAGCTGGAAAAGCCGCTGGCCGAACAGACCTGGCAGACCGTCGTCGGGCATTCCGACGACGTGCGCGTCAACGGCGCCGGCGTCACCGCCACGCACCTGGTGGTGTCCATCCGCAAGGACACCATCGAGCGGGTGCAGGTGATGGGACTGGCCGGCCTGGGCACGCCCGCCCAGCAGGAGCCCGTGGAACCGGCTTTCGATGAGGAGCTTTACACCGCCGGCGTGGGCGGCTCGGACTATGAATCCCCCGTCATCCGGCTGGGCTACACGTCCTACTTCACGCCGTCGCGCATCTACGATTTCGTCCTGCCCACCCCGGAGCAGCCGGCCGGCGAGCTGCTGCTGCGCAAGGAAAGCCCGGTCCTGGGCGGCTACGACGGCAGCGACTACGTGGCCACCAGGGAATGGGCCACCGCCGGCGACGGCACGCGCATCCCGCTGTCCGTCCTGCGGCACAAGGGCGTGAAGCGGGATTCGACGGCGGCCGGCCTGGTCTACGGGTACGGCTCCTATGAAATGAGCATGGACCCGGGCTTCGGCATCGCACGGTTGTCGCTGCTGGACCGCGGCATCGTGTTCGTGATCGCCCACATCCGCGGCGGCGGCGAGCTGGGCCGGCACTGGTACGAGGACGGCAAGAAGCTCACCAAGAAGAACACCTTCACCGACTTCGTGGACGCCACTGACTGGCTGGCAGGCTCCGGATGGGTGGACCCGGCCCGGATCGCAGCGCTTGGAGGCTCCGCGGGCGGGCTGCTGATGGGCGCCATTGCCAACATGGCACCCGAAAAGTACGCCGCCATTGTGGCGCAGGTGCCGTTCGTGGACCCGCTCACCAGCATCCTGGACCCGGACCTGCCGCTCTCCGCGCTGGAGTGGGAAGAGTGGGGCAACCCGATCACCGATCCCCAGGCCTACGCCTACATGAAGTCCTATTCGCCGTACGAGAATGTGCGGGCGGTGTCCTACCCCAGGATCGCCGCCGTGACGTCCTTCAACGACACCCGGGTCCTCTATGTTGAACCGGCCAAGTGGGTGCAGGAACTGCGGAACAAGACGACGGGGACCGCGCCCATCGTCATGAAGATCGAGATGGACGGTGGACACGGGGGCGCCTCCGGCCGGTACGTGCAGTGGCGGGAACGGGCCTGGGACTACGCATTCATCGCCGACGCCCTGGGCGCCACCGAGCTCCTCCCCGGCGCCGGCCTGAAACAGGACTGA
- a CDS encoding SRPBCC family protein encodes MGRRFDWTVEVVEFDPPRRMVSRSVEGKLNFTVTFTLEPAGGGTRVTQRIDAVSGLGGIFGKIADPLVERAQGRTVRAYLETLAEWLAEHLQP; translated from the coding sequence ATGGGCCGGCGCTTCGACTGGACTGTCGAGGTGGTGGAGTTCGACCCGCCAAGGCGGATGGTGTCCCGCTCCGTTGAAGGGAAGCTGAACTTCACGGTGACGTTCACCCTTGAACCGGCCGGTGGCGGGACCCGGGTCACCCAGCGGATCGATGCCGTTTCCGGCCTGGGCGGCATCTTTGGCAAGATCGCCGATCCCCTGGTAGAGCGCGCCCAGGGGCGCACCGTCCGCGCCTACCTTGAAACACTCGCTGAGTGGCTGGCGGAGCACCTGCAGCCCTGA
- a CDS encoding DUF2945 domain-containing protein — protein MSLSKGTQVEWNTSQGKTHGRIVEKKTSDFELDGNTHRASEDEPQYVVESDKTGARAAHKASALTEKK, from the coding sequence ATGTCATTGAGCAAGGGAACGCAGGTGGAGTGGAACACTTCACAGGGCAAGACGCACGGCAGGATCGTCGAGAAGAAAACCAGCGACTTCGAGCTCGACGGCAACACCCACCGCGCCAGCGAGGATGAGCCGCAGTATGTGGTGGAATCGGACAAGACCGGCGCCCGGGCGGCGCACAAGGCATCCGCACTGACCGAGAAGAAGTAA
- a CDS encoding NAD(P)/FAD-dependent oxidoreductase, producing the protein MAAQHEVVVIGGGNAGISLAARLQRYGVKDVAVIEPRDHHLYQPLFSHIAGGRAQAGEAIRPQQSVIPNGVTWIRDAAAGVDAVGNTVTLESGARVAYGQLVVCPGLQYDWDAVPGLAEAVHSPNGASHYEFELAPKAWTLLSAMTSGTAVFTMPAGPIKCGGAAQKPMYLACDYWREQGVLDKIRVVMVQPYPTVFGVPEVDRELDRKIAEYGIELRTNSELVAVSPSGRRATIRDHAAHTTEDLAYDFINAVPPQSAPNWLKATDLPAPGDAGGFVELDRQTLRHLRYPNVWSLGDAAGTTNSKSGGALRKQTKVVAKNLVAARKGKPLRAKYDGYSVCPFTVSRDTVVFAEFDDTYRPKPTIPRVPTWNESRLSWVVDRDLFPRIYWNLILKGRA; encoded by the coding sequence GTGGCTGCCCAGCACGAGGTTGTGGTCATTGGTGGCGGCAACGCCGGCATCTCCCTGGCCGCCCGGCTGCAGCGCTACGGCGTCAAGGACGTCGCAGTGATCGAACCCCGGGACCACCACCTCTACCAGCCGCTTTTCTCGCACATCGCGGGCGGCCGGGCGCAGGCCGGAGAGGCCATCCGGCCACAGCAATCCGTCATACCCAACGGCGTCACCTGGATCCGGGATGCCGCCGCCGGCGTGGATGCGGTGGGCAATACCGTCACGCTGGAATCGGGGGCCCGGGTGGCTTACGGGCAGCTGGTGGTATGCCCGGGGCTGCAGTACGACTGGGACGCTGTGCCAGGGCTCGCCGAGGCCGTCCATTCGCCGAACGGCGCCTCCCACTATGAGTTTGAACTAGCTCCCAAAGCCTGGACGCTGCTGAGCGCCATGACCTCCGGGACCGCTGTGTTCACCATGCCGGCAGGCCCCATCAAGTGCGGCGGCGCCGCCCAGAAACCCATGTACCTGGCCTGCGACTACTGGCGGGAACAGGGGGTCCTGGACAAGATCCGGGTGGTGATGGTGCAGCCCTACCCCACAGTGTTCGGGGTGCCGGAGGTGGACCGGGAACTGGACCGCAAGATCGCTGAGTACGGGATCGAACTGCGGACCAACAGCGAACTGGTGGCGGTCAGCCCTTCCGGGCGCAGGGCTACCATCCGGGACCACGCCGCCCACACCACGGAGGACCTGGCGTACGACTTCATCAACGCCGTCCCGCCGCAATCGGCCCCGAACTGGCTCAAGGCCACGGACCTGCCGGCTCCCGGTGACGCGGGCGGCTTCGTGGAATTGGACCGGCAGACGCTGCGGCATCTCCGCTACCCCAACGTGTGGTCCCTGGGCGACGCCGCGGGCACCACAAACTCTAAGTCCGGCGGTGCGCTGCGCAAGCAGACCAAGGTGGTGGCCAAAAACCTGGTGGCCGCCAGGAAAGGAAAGCCTCTGCGCGCCAAGTATGACGGCTACTCGGTCTGTCCATTCACCGTGTCACGGGACACCGTGGTGTTCGCCGAGTTCGATGACACGTACCGGCCCAAACCCACCATCCCCCGGGTACCTACCTGGAACGAGAGCAGGCTGTCCTGGGTGGTGGACCGGGATCTCTTTCCCCGGATTTACTGGAACCTGATCCTCAAAGGCCGGGCGTAG
- a CDS encoding GNAT family N-acetyltransferase, giving the protein MPEIRLPITTERLVLRRFNGGDLDAFHAYHSLPDTARFLPGPAKTYTQSMERVGRYANFVFEKEGDWVALAIEAAERPGLLGEVVLKWLPGEGQAEVGWTLAPAARGKGYGTEAADAVLSLGFEELGLHRIEARLDELNHASAALCSRLGMRLEARHIDKWRYKGQWATELVYAILAAEWRIGSAR; this is encoded by the coding sequence ATGCCTGAGATCCGCCTGCCCATCACCACCGAACGGCTGGTCCTGCGCCGGTTCAACGGCGGTGACCTGGACGCCTTCCACGCCTACCACTCGCTGCCGGATACCGCGCGCTTCCTGCCCGGGCCGGCCAAGACCTATACGCAGTCCATGGAGCGGGTGGGCAGGTACGCCAACTTTGTCTTCGAGAAGGAGGGCGACTGGGTGGCCCTGGCTATCGAAGCCGCCGAAAGACCGGGCCTGCTGGGTGAAGTGGTCCTGAAATGGCTCCCCGGCGAGGGCCAGGCCGAAGTTGGATGGACCCTGGCGCCGGCGGCCCGCGGCAAGGGCTACGGCACGGAGGCCGCCGACGCCGTGCTCAGCCTTGGCTTCGAGGAACTTGGCCTGCACCGGATCGAGGCACGGCTGGATGAACTCAACCATGCCTCGGCCGCACTCTGCAGCCGGCTGGGCATGCGGCTGGAGGCACGGCACATCGACAAATGGCGGTACAAGGGACAGTGGGCTACCGAGCTGGTTTACGCCATCCTGGCCGCTGAATGGCGCATCGGCTCCGCCCGGTAG
- a CDS encoding TRAP transporter substrate-binding protein: MKSAQPWAALVVIGILLGATSCTYEDSTEDPTRAATTTAPSPKVLRIGTQDDAIGPTRGQIEEFARQVQARSHRTLVVDPVYRAGGDSGKGWDQVVARRVMGGDLEMAVVPARTWDTEGVLDFRALSAPFLVTSSAMIKEVVKPEHARGMLASLESAGVTGLALFPDGPRMLFSFTTPILTLADVKGMVVRAPLSDTTFAILAALGAIPVDLADQEFGDGVERGTVGGAESSMAYAQDLPTARNATGRAIATGNLVVHSKISTLVINNKARAALTGDEQRILQEAADSTREWASALLAPLSAEARKYCEGGGKVAMATEQELAAFRAALAPVYGVLEQDAETRELIGRLQDLAARTPADPAVRPCDYDTY; the protein is encoded by the coding sequence GTGAAGTCCGCACAGCCCTGGGCAGCCCTCGTCGTCATCGGCATTCTGCTGGGCGCCACTTCCTGCACGTACGAGGACTCCACGGAGGACCCCACCCGGGCAGCAACCACAACAGCTCCCAGCCCCAAAGTGCTCCGCATCGGCACCCAGGACGATGCAATCGGGCCCACCCGCGGCCAGATCGAAGAATTTGCCCGGCAGGTGCAGGCCCGTTCCCACCGGACCTTGGTGGTTGACCCGGTGTACCGGGCGGGAGGGGACTCGGGCAAAGGCTGGGACCAGGTGGTTGCCCGACGGGTGATGGGCGGAGACCTGGAGATGGCCGTAGTGCCGGCCCGGACGTGGGACACGGAGGGCGTCCTGGACTTCCGGGCACTCTCCGCGCCCTTCCTGGTGACATCAAGCGCAATGATCAAGGAAGTAGTGAAACCGGAGCATGCCCGCGGGATGCTGGCCAGCCTCGAGAGTGCCGGGGTCACAGGCCTGGCGCTCTTTCCGGACGGCCCAAGGATGCTGTTCTCCTTCACCACACCCATCCTCACCCTCGCGGATGTCAAGGGCATGGTGGTCAGGGCGCCCCTGTCCGACACCACCTTCGCCATCCTCGCGGCCCTGGGTGCCATACCCGTGGACCTGGCCGACCAGGAGTTCGGTGACGGCGTGGAGAGGGGAACGGTGGGGGGCGCCGAATCGTCCATGGCCTACGCCCAGGATTTGCCGACGGCACGGAACGCAACGGGCCGTGCCATCGCCACCGGAAACCTTGTGGTTCATTCGAAGATCAGCACCTTGGTGATCAATAACAAGGCCAGGGCCGCCCTCACCGGGGACGAACAGCGGATTCTCCAGGAGGCTGCCGATTCCACCAGGGAATGGGCCTCCGCCCTTCTCGCACCGCTTTCAGCGGAAGCCCGGAAGTACTGCGAGGGTGGCGGCAAGGTGGCCATGGCAACAGAGCAGGAGCTCGCCGCTTTCCGTGCGGCCTTGGCACCGGTCTACGGGGTCCTGGAACAGGATGCGGAGACCAGGGAGCTCATTGGACGGCTCCAGGATTTGGCCGCCAGGACTCCGGCAGACCCCGCGGTCAGACCCTGCGACTACGACACCTACTGA
- a CDS encoding acetate kinase, producing MLVLVINSGSSSLKYQVRDVAAGTVLTEGLIEKIGMGNGGGGDGEVEGPRDHAEALEQVDAAIHRELGDRELGAVGHRVVHGGERFAEPVLVDNEITRAIERLNPLAPLHNPANVLGIRAITRKWPKMPQVAVFDTAFHRTLPEHAWRYAVPDELYTNHGIRRYGFHGTSHEYVARRAAALLDVPIEEFDGVIAHLGNGASATAIRGGLSVDTSMGFTPLEGLVMGTRSGDLDPSILVFLGRAGWTPEDIDTMLNRESGLKGLAGNNDMRSVVEAAESGDEKASMALAVASYRLAKYIGGYHVAVGGAKALVFTAGIGENSRQFRAHVADRLGALGIELDGGLNAERSKEPRVISTPGSAIPVLVVPTDEERAIAEATAAVVGSAAS from the coding sequence ATGCTCGTGCTCGTCATCAACTCCGGTTCGTCGTCGTTGAAGTACCAGGTCCGTGACGTGGCGGCCGGGACAGTACTCACAGAGGGACTGATCGAGAAGATCGGCATGGGCAACGGCGGCGGCGGGGACGGTGAGGTCGAAGGCCCGCGGGACCACGCCGAGGCCCTGGAACAGGTTGACGCGGCGATCCACCGGGAGCTGGGGGACCGGGAACTGGGCGCCGTGGGGCACCGGGTGGTCCACGGCGGCGAGCGGTTCGCCGAGCCCGTGCTGGTGGACAACGAAATCACCCGTGCGATCGAACGCCTCAACCCGCTGGCGCCGCTGCACAACCCCGCCAATGTCCTGGGCATCCGTGCGATCACCAGGAAATGGCCCAAGATGCCGCAGGTGGCCGTCTTCGACACCGCCTTCCACCGCACCCTGCCCGAGCATGCCTGGCGCTACGCCGTCCCGGACGAGCTGTACACCAACCACGGCATCCGCCGGTACGGCTTCCACGGCACCTCGCACGAGTATGTTGCGCGCCGGGCCGCGGCGCTGCTGGACGTCCCCATCGAGGAGTTCGACGGCGTCATCGCCCACCTGGGCAACGGCGCGTCCGCCACCGCCATCCGGGGCGGCCTCTCCGTGGACACCTCCATGGGTTTCACTCCGCTCGAAGGCCTGGTGATGGGCACCCGCTCCGGCGACCTGGATCCGTCCATCCTGGTGTTCCTGGGCCGTGCCGGGTGGACGCCGGAGGACATCGACACCATGCTGAACCGTGAATCCGGGCTGAAAGGCCTGGCCGGCAACAACGACATGCGCTCCGTGGTGGAGGCCGCCGAGTCCGGCGACGAGAAGGCCAGCATGGCGCTCGCGGTGGCGTCCTACCGGCTGGCCAAGTACATCGGCGGCTACCACGTGGCCGTCGGCGGGGCCAAGGCGCTGGTGTTCACCGCCGGAATCGGCGAGAACTCCCGGCAGTTCCGGGCGCATGTGGCGGACCGGCTCGGCGCCCTGGGCATCGAGCTCGACGGCGGCCTGAACGCTGAGCGGTCAAAGGAACCGCGCGTCATATCCACGCCGGGCTCGGCGATCCCCGTCCTGGTGGTTCCCACCGACGAGGAGCGCGCCATCGCGGAGGCGACCGCCGCCGTCGTCGGGTCAGCTGCCTCCTGA